From Simonsiella muelleri ATCC 29453:
TGGGATTATCGTTGGGTTGTAATGGTTCGGTGTTGTTACCATTATCATCAACAGGCGCGGTATTATCTGTATTCACAGATGGTTGCGTATTGATATTGGTATTTTCAGGCTGCGATGCTGCTTTACCATTATCGTCAATAGGTTCCACGGTTTGTATCGCGGTATCGCTGGCAGTGTCAATCTGTGGATTGCTGGCAGGTTGACTGGGCGTGATGGTTGGCGTATCAACTACATTATTGGGTGTGGTGGGCTGTTTAAAATCACGCTTACTGTTGCTGTTGAGCATCAGCAAAACCGCGATAATAATCATGGTGGCAAGCACCAAACCAGCTAAAAAGCCGACCAAGCCTTTGCCAAGCTGAAATCTTGCATAGGCGTGCGTGTGTTTACGAGACATATTTTACCTTTAAAATGAAAATGATGGATAATCAGGGCAATGCTTGGCGACAAGGCGCAAAATATTTCAGGCTGCCTGAAATGCAATATTCTGATATTGTAACAAAATCTTTTCAGGGATTAAACCAGCTTATATACAGATTTTTGGGGTGAGTGCATGACACAAAAAAACAATAAAATGACTGGTCAAATCATATAATGAAATCAATCCCTAATATTTGTATTTGATTTAATTTATATTTAATATAATTTAACTAACCATTGAATTCAATTTTTTTTATTTTGAAATTTGAAAAATTATGACATTTTCTGTAATTAATAGCCGCGCTTTAAGTGGTATGGATGCACCACTTGTGGAAGTTGAGACACACTTGGCCAATGGATTGCCGCAATTTAACATCGTAGGTTTGCCCGATACCGAAGTGAAAGAAAGCCGCGACCGTGTTCGTGCCGCAATTATTCAAAGTGGGTTTGAATTTCCCACGCAAAAAATCACCGTGAATCTTGCGCCTGCTGATTTACCAAAAGAGTCAGGGCGTTTTGATTTGCCGATTGCGATTGGGATTTTGGTGGCATCAGGGCAAATTTTGGCAAATAATCTTGAACAATATGAATTTGCTGGCGAATTGGCTTTGTCAGGTAAATTGCGTCCCATTCGTGGTGCATTTGCGATGGCTTGGCAAGGACAACAAGCAGGTCATGCGTTTGTTTTGCCAAATGAAAATGCCCAACAAGTGGCGATTATGTCGCACATTGAAGCGTATGGTGCAGACAGTTTGGCGGCGATTGTTTCGCATTTAAATGGTATGGAAAATTTGCCACGTGCTACGCCTGTGGTTTTCAGGCAGCCTGAAAATATGCAATCGCCTGATTTAAAAGATGTTAAAGGGCAACATACAGCACGTTTGGCTTTGGAGATTGCGGCGGCTGGCGGGCACAGTTTGTTGATGATTGGGCCGCCAGGGACGGGTAAATCCATGTTGGCGCAACGGTTACCGAGCATTTTGCCGCCATTGAGCGCAGATGAACAAATTGAAGTGTGGGCGTTGCGTTCGTTGCTACCGCAATATATGCAGGATTTCAGCACACAACGACCGTTTCGCCAGGTGCATAATTCCAGCAGTTCAGCGGCGTTGGTGGGCGGTGGTTCTGACCCACGTCCAGGGGAAATTTCGTTGGCAAATCATGGTGTTTTGTTTTTAGATGAATTGCCTGAATTTGACCGAAAAGTATTGGAGATGTTACGCGATCCGTTGGAAAGTGGCGTGATTCATATTTCACGTGTGGCACGCCAAGTAACATATCCTGCTAAATTTCAATTGGTTGCAGCGATGAATCCGTGTCCGTGCGGTTATTTTGGACACGCGACCAAACCATGTCGGTGTACGCCTGATAGTGTGAAACGGTATCGCGATAAAATTTCGGGTCCTTTGTTGGATCGAATTGATTTAACAATAGAAGTACCTGCGCTTTCTACGTCTGATTTGACGCAAACGCAAGCGGGTGAAAGCAGTGCAGACGTGTTGCAACGTGTGTTGGCGGCACGTGAATATCAGCAAAAAAGAC
This genomic window contains:
- a CDS encoding YifB family Mg chelatase-like AAA ATPase; amino-acid sequence: MTFSVINSRALSGMDAPLVEVETHLANGLPQFNIVGLPDTEVKESRDRVRAAIIQSGFEFPTQKITVNLAPADLPKESGRFDLPIAIGILVASGQILANNLEQYEFAGELALSGKLRPIRGAFAMAWQGQQAGHAFVLPNENAQQVAIMSHIEAYGADSLAAIVSHLNGMENLPRATPVVFRQPENMQSPDLKDVKGQHTARLALEIAAAGGHSLLMIGPPGTGKSMLAQRLPSILPPLSADEQIEVWALRSLLPQYMQDFSTQRPFRQVHNSSSSAALVGGGSDPRPGEISLANHGVLFLDELPEFDRKVLEMLRDPLESGVIHISRVARQVTYPAKFQLVAAMNPCPCGYFGHATKPCRCTPDSVKRYRDKISGPLLDRIDLTIEVPALSTSDLTQTQAGESSADVLQRVLAAREYQQKRQNKINAKLTSHELDTLANISDDAKQSLAQMLDKLSLSARSYHRILRVARTLADLSGDETVERAHVLRAVSFRRAL